The segment TGTCCACCGCTGCAATCAGATTAACCTACCGAACTTATGCAATTCCAGAAACGCCCACACCGCACCAGCCCCGTCATCCGCCACGATATCCGCGCCAGCATCAACAAAGTTCTGACGCGTACACACACCGGTCAGGACTCCGGCAGTCCACGTACCCGCCCCCTTCCCCGTCGCAATATCCAGCACATGATCCCCGACCATGATGGCTCGACAAGCTTCGACGTCCATGTGCTGCAACGCAACATGCAAATGTCCGGGATCCGGCTTAACCCGTGAAACATCGCCCCGGGCAAACACACAGTCCGTATACTCCGCAATATCAGGGAACACTTCGCGCACGGCCTGAGTACAGTTCCTCGTAATCACGGCTAACTTCAAG is part of the Desulfovibrio ferrophilus genome and harbors:
- a CDS encoding HAD family hydrolase — translated: MLRTAERPWEFPVLTPGSLQAVVFDFDGTLAELTIDFGAMKRELLALVQVVIPTARLVPGIPALEWMEIILSPLLREAPEEALALRARFDRRIMDIEIAAARKGELFPFVRPMLHRLRGDGLKLAVITRNCTQAVREVFPDIAEYTDCVFARGDVSRVKPDPGHLHVALQHMDVEACRAIMVGDHVLDIATGKGAGTWTAGVLTGVCTRQNFVDAGADIVADDGAGAVWAFLELHKFGRLI